The Acidobacteriota bacterium genome includes a window with the following:
- a CDS encoding retroviral-like aspartic protease family protein, which produces MMLLLFLTAGPVCADVVVFRSGERVTVENLVIRDTEITYLIDGLQATVPLDLVDLDRTREANASGVPKAAPLPATLPPTLAPDAPGYPFPKRGSVRGEEAVRLVAGWEAEIAKQVRALKGELHGTDAVITVPFRRCEGLICLEGLLNGRLPALFVLDTGAAVSSVTRATARKAGIRIRSDFRVGISTAGGVTLADWGVLESLRIGDLELKNVAVLVVDGAPDNLVGQNLLSHFVVTLDFPAAFLRLAVSPADTEAGGNAKEQGRKDDGEE; this is translated from the coding sequence ATGATGTTACTGCTTTTCCTGACCGCCGGCCCCGTCTGCGCGGATGTCGTCGTCTTCCGGAGCGGGGAGCGGGTGACGGTGGAAAACCTGGTGATCCGGGACACGGAGATCACCTACCTCATCGACGGCCTGCAGGCCACCGTCCCCCTGGACCTGGTGGATCTCGACCGGACCCGGGAGGCCAACGCGAGCGGCGTCCCGAAGGCCGCCCCCCTCCCCGCGACGCTCCCCCCGACCCTGGCGCCCGACGCCCCGGGCTACCCCTTCCCCAAGCGGGGGTCCGTCCGGGGAGAAGAGGCCGTCCGCCTCGTCGCCGGCTGGGAGGCGGAGATCGCGAAGCAGGTCCGGGCCCTGAAGGGTGAATTGCACGGCACGGACGCCGTGATCACGGTCCCCTTCCGGCGCTGCGAGGGCCTGATCTGCCTCGAGGGGCTCCTCAACGGCCGACTTCCCGCGTTGTTCGTCCTGGACACCGGTGCCGCCGTTTCCTCCGTCACCCGTGCCACGGCCCGCAAGGCCGGGATCCGCATCCGCTCCGACTTCCGGGTCGGCATCTCCACCGCCGGGGGTGTCACCCTGGCCGACTGGGGGGTCCTCGAATCCCTCCGCATCGGGGACCTGGAACTGAAGAACGTCGCCGTCCTGGTGGTGGACGGCGCCCCCGACAACCTGGTGGGCCAGAACCTGCTGTCCCACTTCGTCGTCACCCTCGACTTCCCCGCCGCCTTTCTCCGCCTCGCCGTGAGCCCTGCCGACACGGAGGCGGGGGGAAACGCGAAGGAACAGGGACGCAAAGACGACGGCGAAGAGTGA
- the ettA gene encoding energy-dependent translational throttle protein EttA has translation MSTEPNKIIYSMIGVSKYYDKKCVLKDIYLSYFYGAKIGVLGLNGSGKSSLLKVLAGVDTAFNGQTVVAPGYTIGYLEQEPRPDPAKTVREVVEEGVAETVALLKEYEAINEKFGEEMTGDEMEKLLARQGAVQDQLEALDAWDLDSRLEMAMDALRCPPPDTPVKVLSGGELRRVALCRLLLQKPDILLLDEPTNHLDAETVAWLEQHLQRYEGTVIAVTHDRYFLDNVAGWILELDRGEGIPWKGNYSSWLEQKQARLAQEEKAETKRRKALERELEWVRTAPKARHAKSRARLQAYEAMVSQESEKLAPELEIYIPPGPRLGNVVIEMEGVCKGYGDRLLVEDLSFAVPPNAVVGIIGPNGAGKTTLFRMITGQEKPDRGTIRVGETVQLGYVDQSRALDPDKTIWEEISGGSDVVPLGKELVNSRAYVGRFNFSGQDQQKKVVCISGGERNRVHLAKMLKEGANVLLLDEPTNDLDVNTMRALEEAVQNFAGCCLIVSHDRWFLDRLATHILAFEGESRAVWFPGNYSDYEADRRARLGAAADRPHRITYRRLTRG, from the coding sequence ATGAGCACCGAACCCAACAAGATCATCTACTCCATGATCGGCGTCAGCAAGTACTACGACAAGAAGTGCGTCCTCAAGGACATCTACCTCTCCTACTTCTACGGGGCCAAGATCGGCGTCCTGGGCCTCAACGGCTCGGGGAAGAGTTCGCTCCTCAAGGTCCTGGCCGGCGTGGACACCGCCTTCAACGGCCAGACGGTGGTGGCCCCGGGCTACACCATCGGCTACCTGGAGCAGGAGCCGAGGCCGGACCCGGCCAAGACCGTCCGGGAAGTGGTGGAGGAAGGCGTCGCCGAGACCGTGGCCCTGCTCAAGGAGTACGAGGCCATCAACGAGAAGTTCGGCGAGGAGATGACCGGGGACGAGATGGAAAAACTCCTCGCACGCCAGGGGGCGGTCCAGGACCAGCTGGAGGCCCTGGACGCCTGGGACCTGGACAGCCGCCTGGAGATGGCCATGGACGCCCTCCGCTGCCCCCCGCCGGACACGCCGGTCAAGGTCCTCTCGGGCGGCGAACTGCGCCGGGTGGCCCTCTGCCGGCTCCTCCTTCAGAAACCGGACATCCTCCTCCTCGACGAGCCCACCAACCACCTGGACGCCGAGACCGTCGCCTGGCTGGAGCAGCACCTCCAACGCTACGAGGGGACGGTCATCGCCGTGACCCACGACCGCTACTTCCTGGACAACGTGGCCGGCTGGATCCTGGAGCTGGACCGCGGCGAGGGAATCCCGTGGAAGGGCAACTACTCGTCCTGGCTGGAGCAGAAGCAGGCGCGGCTGGCCCAGGAGGAGAAGGCGGAGACCAAGCGCCGGAAGGCCCTGGAGCGGGAGCTGGAGTGGGTCCGCACCGCGCCGAAGGCCCGCCACGCCAAGAGCAGGGCGAGACTGCAGGCCTACGAGGCCATGGTGTCCCAGGAGAGCGAGAAGCTCGCGCCGGAACTCGAGATCTACATCCCGCCCGGCCCGCGGCTCGGCAACGTGGTCATCGAGATGGAGGGCGTCTGCAAGGGTTACGGCGACCGGCTCCTGGTGGAGGACCTCTCCTTCGCCGTCCCGCCCAACGCCGTGGTGGGAATCATCGGCCCCAACGGCGCCGGCAAGACCACCCTCTTCCGCATGATCACCGGGCAGGAGAAGCCCGACCGGGGGACCATTCGCGTCGGGGAGACGGTGCAGCTGGGCTACGTGGACCAGTCCCGGGCCCTCGATCCCGACAAGACCATCTGGGAGGAGATTTCCGGCGGGTCCGACGTGGTGCCTCTCGGGAAGGAGCTGGTGAACTCCCGGGCCTACGTGGGCCGCTTCAACTTCTCCGGGCAGGACCAGCAGAAGAAGGTGGTCTGCATCTCGGGCGGCGAGCGCAACCGCGTGCACCTGGCCAAGATGCTCAAGGAGGGCGCCAATGTGCTCCTGCTCGACGAGCCCACCAACGACCTGGACGTCAACACCATGCGGGCGCTGGAGGAGGCCGTCCAGAACTTCGCGGGCTGCTGCCTCATCGTCTCCCACGACCGGTGGTTCCTCGACCGGCTGGCCACCCACATCCTGGCCTTCGAGGGGGAGAGCCGGGCCGTCTGGTTCCCCGGCAACTACTC